The following are from one region of the Actinoplanes sp. L3-i22 genome:
- a CDS encoding amino acid ABC transporter ATP-binding protein: MIELTGVHKSFGTLEVLRGIDLTVRPGTVTVILGPSGSGKSTLLRSINHLEKVDRGRVRVDGELIGYRQAGNRLHELSERQILKQRARIGFVFQNFNLFPHLTALENVAEAPISALRKNKLATYERAHALLDRVGLADKADVYPRQLSGGQQQRVAIARALALEPRLILFDEPTSALDPELVGEVLDVLRDLAAAGTTMIVVTHEIGFAREAADTVIFMDEGRIVEQGPPGQVLDHPRHGRTKAFLSAVLT; encoded by the coding sequence ATGATCGAGCTGACCGGCGTGCACAAGTCCTTCGGCACCCTCGAAGTGCTGCGCGGCATCGACCTCACCGTGCGGCCGGGCACGGTCACCGTGATCCTCGGCCCGTCCGGCTCCGGCAAGTCCACGCTGCTGCGCAGCATCAACCACCTGGAGAAGGTGGACCGCGGCCGGGTCCGGGTCGACGGCGAGCTGATCGGCTACCGCCAGGCCGGCAACAGGCTGCACGAGCTCAGCGAGCGCCAGATCCTCAAGCAGCGCGCCAGGATCGGCTTCGTCTTCCAGAACTTCAATCTCTTCCCGCACCTCACCGCCCTGGAAAACGTTGCCGAGGCGCCGATCTCCGCCTTGAGGAAAAACAAGCTTGCGACGTACGAACGAGCCCACGCCCTGCTCGACCGGGTCGGGCTCGCGGACAAGGCCGACGTCTACCCGCGCCAGTTGTCCGGCGGCCAGCAGCAGCGGGTCGCGATCGCGCGCGCCCTGGCCCTGGAACCCCGGCTGATCCTGTTCGACGAGCCCACGTCCGCCCTCGACCCGGAACTCGTCGGCGAGGTCCTGGACGTGCTGCGGGACCTGGCCGCGGCCGGCACCACGATGATCGTGGTGACGCACGAGATCGGGTTCGCCCGGGAAGCCGCCGACACGGTGATCTTCATGGACGAGGGCCGGATCGTCGAGCAGGGACCGCCCGGCCAGGTGCTCGACCATCCCCGGCACGGGCGGACCAAGGCTTTCCTCTCCGCAGTTCTCACCTAG
- a CDS encoding aldo/keto reductase, translating to MFATQMARVGLGCMGFSQAYGPADDDRSILTIRAALDRGVTLLDTAMSYGAGHNEQLVGRAIAGRRDEVVLATKFGIVRGPDGTRLDAHPDRVRSYCEASLRRLGTDVLDVYYLHRPDPAVPIADTVGAMVELVADGTVRHLGLSEVSPDDFAAARAVHPIAAVQTEWSLAWREPEDDIVPAARAGGAGIVAYSPLGRGLLTGALPAGPFGPGDFRAADPRFAGAALAANLALVSALKTKALAYGVSTGQLALAWLLAQGGDVVPIPGSRNPARVLANLAAADVVLSTGDLAELDAVAPRSAWRGDRRSFAAYNTSRTE from the coding sequence ATGTTCGCCACACAGATGGCCCGGGTCGGGCTCGGCTGCATGGGGTTCTCCCAGGCCTACGGCCCGGCCGACGACGACCGGTCGATCCTCACGATACGGGCGGCGCTGGATCGCGGGGTGACTCTGCTGGACACCGCGATGAGCTACGGCGCCGGCCACAACGAGCAGCTCGTCGGCCGGGCGATCGCGGGCCGGCGGGACGAGGTCGTGCTGGCCACCAAGTTCGGCATCGTCCGCGGGCCGGACGGGACCCGGCTCGACGCGCACCCGGATCGCGTGCGGTCCTACTGCGAGGCGTCCCTGCGCCGGCTCGGCACCGACGTGCTCGACGTCTACTACCTGCACCGGCCCGATCCGGCGGTGCCGATCGCGGACACCGTCGGCGCGATGGTCGAGCTCGTCGCGGACGGCACGGTGCGCCATCTCGGACTGTCCGAGGTGAGCCCGGACGACTTCGCGGCGGCCCGGGCCGTGCACCCGATCGCGGCCGTGCAGACCGAGTGGTCGCTGGCCTGGCGCGAGCCCGAGGACGACATCGTCCCGGCGGCGCGGGCGGGCGGCGCCGGGATCGTCGCCTACAGCCCGCTCGGTCGCGGTCTGCTGACCGGCGCGCTGCCCGCGGGGCCCTTCGGCCCCGGCGACTTCCGCGCCGCGGACCCCCGGTTCGCCGGGGCCGCGCTGGCTGCCAACCTCGCGCTGGTCTCGGCATTGAAGACCAAGGCATTGGCGTACGGCGTCAGCACCGGTCAGCTGGCCCTCGCGTGGCTGCTGGCCCAGGGCGGGGACGTCGTCCCGATCCCGGGCAGCCGGAATCCGGCCCGGGTGCTGGCCAACCTGGCCGCGGCCGACGTGGTGCTGTCCACCGGGGACCTGGCCGAGTTGGACGCGGTCGCCCCGCGCTCGGCGTGGCGGGGCGACCGGCGATCGTTCGCGGCCTACAACACGTCCCGTACCGAATAA
- a CDS encoding ABC transporter substrate-binding protein gives MRTKLAFVLVAAAALSLTACAAPEEKPAAAAAGPSASAAAALNLGPDQNRIVPATDDALAALVPADIRATGKLTIGVGAAGSGFPPLAFTATDNTTLIGNEPDLGYAVAGLLGLEPVVDNTSWENLFIGLDSAKYNVGISNITVTEERKEKYDFATYRLDNLAFVAKQGSGWKITGPADVAGRKVAVSSGTNQEKILVEWSKEAEKQGLKPVDIKYYQTNQATYLALGSGQIDLYLGPNPSVAYQVAIDPKFEIIGTYSGAGASLQGKIALTTKKDDGLVKALGGAVDKLIATGDYQKILQRWNLTNEAVTASEINPPGLPKEAK, from the coding sequence GTGCGTACCAAATTGGCATTTGTCCTTGTCGCGGCCGCGGCGCTGAGCCTGACCGCCTGCGCCGCGCCGGAGGAGAAGCCGGCGGCGGCCGCCGCCGGCCCATCGGCCTCGGCCGCCGCGGCGCTGAACCTCGGCCCGGACCAGAACCGGATCGTCCCGGCGACGGACGACGCCCTCGCGGCGCTGGTCCCCGCGGACATCCGGGCCACCGGCAAGCTGACCATCGGGGTCGGCGCGGCCGGCTCCGGCTTCCCGCCGCTCGCGTTCACCGCGACCGACAACACGACGCTGATCGGCAACGAGCCGGACCTCGGGTACGCGGTCGCCGGGCTGCTCGGCCTGGAGCCGGTCGTCGACAACACCTCGTGGGAGAACCTGTTCATCGGCCTGGACAGCGCGAAGTACAACGTCGGCATCTCCAACATCACGGTCACCGAGGAGCGCAAGGAGAAGTACGACTTCGCCACCTACCGCCTCGACAACCTGGCCTTCGTGGCGAAGCAGGGCAGCGGCTGGAAGATCACCGGCCCGGCCGACGTGGCCGGTCGGAAGGTCGCGGTCAGCTCCGGCACCAACCAGGAGAAGATCCTGGTGGAGTGGAGCAAGGAGGCCGAGAAGCAGGGCCTGAAGCCGGTCGACATCAAGTACTACCAGACCAACCAGGCCACCTACCTGGCGCTCGGCTCCGGCCAGATCGACCTCTACCTCGGCCCGAACCCGAGCGTGGCGTACCAGGTCGCGATCGACCCCAAGTTCGAGATCATCGGCACCTACTCGGGCGCCGGCGCCAGCCTGCAAGGCAAGATCGCGCTGACCACCAAGAAGGACGACGGCCTGGTCAAGGCGCTCGGTGGAGCGGTCGACAAGCTGATCGCCACCGGTGACTACCAGAAGATCCTGCAGCGCTGGAACCTGACCAACGAGGCGGTCACCGCCTCCGAGATCAACCCGCCGGGCCTGCCGAAGGAGGCCAAGTGA
- a CDS encoding LysR family transcriptional regulator, with amino-acid sequence MELRQLSYVEAVARYGGFTRAAERLHVAQSAVSAQIRALEAELGVALFARTTRRVALTPAGEMFVARARRILAELDGARLEMGEITAVVTGRVTVGATTVLGPFDLPGALARFHDRFPGIALRLRSGLVTGLLGALDNGEVDLVVGPVHADLPARFEALPLADEQLVLALPPGHPLGGAGRITLGELRDEPFVCLGAGSGLRWILDQAARTAGFTAKVQFETHSPQSIRELVAAGLGVALLARSVAEKDQGPAITVRNLHAPPPHPPIGVIHHRDRPLTPAVQACRHVLVEQAAPRNPERTPAAALPSPE; translated from the coding sequence GTGGAGCTCCGACAACTCAGCTACGTGGAGGCGGTCGCCCGCTACGGCGGATTCACCCGCGCCGCCGAGCGCCTGCACGTCGCCCAGTCGGCGGTCTCCGCGCAGATCCGGGCGCTGGAGGCGGAGCTCGGCGTCGCGCTGTTCGCCCGCACCACGCGCCGGGTGGCGCTGACCCCGGCCGGCGAGATGTTCGTGGCGCGGGCCCGCCGGATCCTCGCCGAGCTCGACGGCGCGCGCCTGGAGATGGGCGAGATCACCGCGGTGGTCACCGGCCGGGTGACGGTCGGCGCGACCACCGTGCTCGGCCCGTTCGACCTGCCCGGCGCGCTGGCCCGCTTCCACGACCGGTTCCCCGGCATCGCGCTGCGGCTGCGGTCCGGCCTGGTCACCGGGCTGCTCGGGGCGCTCGACAACGGCGAGGTGGACCTGGTCGTCGGCCCGGTCCACGCCGACCTGCCGGCCCGTTTCGAGGCCCTCCCGCTCGCCGACGAGCAGCTGGTCCTGGCGCTGCCGCCGGGCCATCCGCTCGGCGGGGCCGGCCGGATCACCCTCGGCGAGCTGCGCGACGAGCCGTTCGTCTGCCTCGGCGCGGGCAGCGGGCTGCGGTGGATCCTGGACCAGGCGGCCCGGACCGCCGGCTTCACCGCGAAGGTGCAGTTCGAGACGCACAGCCCGCAGAGCATCCGGGAATTGGTCGCCGCGGGCCTCGGCGTCGCATTGCTGGCCCGGTCGGTCGCCGAGAAAGATCAAGGGCCGGCGATTACGGTACGGAATCTGCACGCGCCCCCACCCCACCCGCCGATCGGCGTCATCCACCATCGCGACCGCCCGCTGACTCCGGCGGTCCAGGCCTGCCGCCACGTCCTCGTCGAGCAGGCCGCCCCGCGGAATCCCGAGCGGACTCCCGCGGCCGCATTGCCGTCGCCGGAATGA
- a CDS encoding helix-turn-helix transcriptional regulator, protein MSAGERRESALKRKRLVRRLNEIRRQTSYTQADVAKEMHWSQSKVHRIETGENSISFNDLNALMGLYGLADSDVFEELAKMAEVARRRSLPQISDIHSKDFRAFLESEITADTEREFENVFVPGLLQTSEYAGAVMRTLLEIDSATGDEKAARTDRARRIIEVREWRQQVFAEGGMTLASFVLDEAVIRRVVGAESGDTSVMRGQLEHLKTMSRHERVDLRVLPFAAGAHVALSGPFVMLGFKDPEDLPQLYLENAAGESLTTQDEAHLTRFTANFEAIQARSVRGDELDALLDHAIDAIR, encoded by the coding sequence ATGAGCGCAGGGGAGCGACGGGAGTCGGCACTGAAGCGCAAGCGCCTGGTCCGGCGGCTCAATGAAATTCGGCGGCAGACTTCCTACACCCAGGCCGACGTCGCCAAGGAAATGCACTGGTCGCAGTCCAAGGTGCACCGCATCGAGACCGGCGAGAACAGCATTTCCTTCAACGACCTGAACGCCCTCATGGGCCTTTACGGACTGGCCGACAGCGACGTCTTCGAGGAATTGGCGAAGATGGCCGAGGTGGCCCGCCGCCGGAGCCTCCCGCAGATCAGCGACATCCATTCGAAGGACTTCCGGGCGTTCCTGGAGAGCGAGATCACCGCCGACACCGAGCGGGAATTCGAGAACGTTTTCGTCCCGGGTCTCCTGCAGACCTCCGAATACGCCGGAGCGGTCATGCGCACGCTCCTGGAAATCGATTCCGCCACCGGCGACGAGAAGGCCGCGCGGACCGATCGGGCGCGGCGCATCATCGAAGTGCGGGAATGGCGTCAGCAGGTCTTCGCGGAGGGCGGCATGACGCTCGCGTCGTTCGTGCTCGACGAGGCGGTGATCCGCCGGGTGGTCGGCGCCGAGTCCGGCGACACCTCGGTGATGCGCGGTCAGCTGGAGCACCTGAAGACGATGAGCCGGCACGAGCGGGTCGACCTGCGGGTGCTGCCGTTCGCCGCGGGCGCGCACGTCGCGCTCTCCGGGCCGTTCGTGATGCTGGGCTTCAAGGACCCGGAGGACCTGCCGCAGCTCTATCTGGAGAACGCCGCCGGCGAGTCGCTGACCACGCAGGACGAGGCCCACCTCACGCGGTTCACGGCGAACTTCGAGGCGATCCAGGCCCGCTCGGTGCGCGGCGACGAACTGGACGCACTGCTGGACCACGCGATCGACGCGATCCGGTAA
- a CDS encoding epoxide hydrolase family protein codes for MTITPSRRTVLQGGLAAGVAVATTATFAGALGATPASAATATATTAGASDKIKPFRLSIPASRLTELRHRVGSTRWPSRELVTDRSQGVQLATAQAVAKYWATRYDWRRFEAKLNALPQFTTEIDGLDIHFVHVRSPHRDALPLLVTHGWPGSIVEFLDAAGPLTDPTRFGGSAKDAFHLVIPSIPGYGLTQQPTETGWGAAKIAGVWATLMQRLGYTRYVAQGGDVGAAVTDTLARLAPAGLAGIHMNLLLPALGGAPVPTGTAEEQAAKAALTAFQATGSAYISEQSTRPETIGYALSDSPVALAAWMLDHDTDSYTKISQAFLGGAAAGNLTRDHVLDNISLYWLTNTGVSATRIYWESAQPATGGGATPAITVPVGFSAFPGELFQAPRSWVEAYYPTLSYYNKPAKGGHFAAWEEPELFTSELRAAFRAVR; via the coding sequence ATGACGATCACCCCCTCCCGGCGCACGGTTCTGCAGGGCGGCCTCGCGGCCGGCGTCGCCGTCGCCACCACCGCCACGTTCGCCGGCGCGCTGGGCGCCACCCCGGCGAGCGCGGCCACCGCCACCGCCACCACCGCCGGCGCCTCCGACAAGATCAAGCCGTTCCGGCTCTCGATCCCGGCCAGCCGGCTCACCGAGCTGCGCCACCGGGTCGGCTCGACCCGCTGGCCCAGCCGGGAGCTGGTCACCGACCGCTCGCAGGGCGTGCAGCTGGCCACCGCCCAGGCGGTCGCCAAGTACTGGGCGACCCGCTACGACTGGCGCCGTTTCGAGGCGAAGCTGAACGCGCTGCCGCAGTTCACCACCGAGATCGACGGGCTGGACATCCACTTCGTGCACGTCCGGTCGCCGCACCGGGACGCGCTGCCGCTGCTGGTCACGCACGGCTGGCCGGGCTCGATCGTGGAGTTCCTGGACGCGGCCGGCCCGCTCACCGACCCGACCCGGTTCGGCGGCTCCGCGAAGGACGCGTTCCACCTGGTCATCCCGTCGATCCCGGGTTACGGCCTGACCCAGCAGCCGACCGAGACCGGCTGGGGCGCGGCGAAGATCGCCGGGGTCTGGGCGACTCTGATGCAGCGTCTCGGCTACACCAGGTACGTGGCCCAGGGCGGCGACGTCGGCGCGGCGGTCACCGACACGCTGGCCCGGCTGGCGCCCGCGGGCCTGGCCGGCATCCACATGAACCTGCTGCTCCCGGCGCTCGGCGGCGCCCCGGTGCCGACCGGCACCGCCGAGGAGCAGGCCGCGAAGGCCGCGCTCACCGCGTTCCAGGCGACCGGCAGCGCGTACATCTCGGAGCAGTCGACCCGGCCGGAGACGATCGGGTACGCGCTGTCCGACTCGCCGGTCGCCCTCGCGGCGTGGATGCTCGACCACGACACGGACAGCTACACCAAGATCTCCCAGGCGTTCCTGGGTGGCGCGGCCGCCGGCAACCTGACCCGCGACCACGTGCTGGACAACATCTCGCTCTACTGGCTGACCAACACCGGGGTGTCGGCGACCCGGATCTACTGGGAGAGCGCGCAGCCGGCGACCGGTGGCGGCGCGACGCCGGCGATCACCGTGCCGGTCGGGTTCAGCGCGTTCCCGGGTGAGCTGTTCCAGGCGCCGCGCAGCTGGGTCGAGGCGTACTACCCGACGCTGAGCTACTACAACAAGCCGGCCAAGGGCGGGCACTTCGCCGCCTGGGAGGAGCCGGAGCTGTTCACCAGCGAGCTGCGCGCGGCGTTCCGGGCCGTCCGCTGA
- a CDS encoding tetratricopeptide repeat protein gives MSGQRDWAEWDAELLRQLRAVRTVADLAAVLKWYVGVRGRAVRTIAKVAGANGLSRSSISVFLAGRRAIPHALLKPLAAGCGFDTEAAFVALGEAWSRISRDDPAPPPGRTPPVEQPAEVESDRDRHLATLETMAEVAGRMNDESTFGFAQAIYERVLDMRRVLLGDRHPDTLTARHNLGAVLGQLDDLDAACVVLDIAYRTRRDTLGPADPATLASMEALAAARANVGERHTARKLLEESLVYRRENLEAVAGTDDERPALLERYRATAANLVAQVEKLDGPETAAELRRTL, from the coding sequence GTGAGCGGGCAGCGCGACTGGGCCGAGTGGGACGCCGAGCTGCTCCGGCAGCTCCGCGCCGTGCGGACGGTCGCCGATCTGGCCGCCGTGCTGAAGTGGTACGTCGGGGTGCGGGGACGCGCCGTCCGGACGATCGCCAAGGTCGCGGGCGCGAACGGGCTGTCGCGGAGCTCGATCAGCGTGTTCCTGGCCGGCCGCCGGGCGATCCCGCACGCGCTGCTGAAACCGCTGGCCGCCGGCTGCGGCTTCGACACCGAGGCGGCCTTCGTGGCGCTCGGCGAGGCCTGGAGCCGGATCTCGCGTGACGACCCCGCGCCGCCGCCCGGCCGGACCCCACCGGTGGAGCAGCCGGCCGAGGTGGAGTCCGACCGCGACCGTCATCTCGCGACGCTGGAGACGATGGCCGAGGTGGCCGGCCGGATGAACGACGAGAGCACGTTCGGGTTCGCCCAGGCGATCTACGAGCGTGTCCTGGACATGCGCCGGGTCCTGCTCGGTGACCGGCACCCGGACACCCTGACGGCCCGGCACAATCTGGGCGCCGTCCTGGGACAGCTCGACGACCTGGACGCCGCCTGCGTCGTCCTGGACATCGCCTACCGGACCCGGCGGGACACGCTCGGCCCGGCCGACCCGGCCACGCTGGCCTCGATGGAGGCGCTGGCGGCGGCCCGCGCGAACGTCGGCGAACGGCACACCGCCCGCAAGCTGCTCGAGGAGAGCCTCGTCTACCGGCGGGAGAACCTGGAGGCGGTGGCCGGCACCGACGACGAGCGGCCGGCGCTGCTGGAGCGGTACCGGGCCACCGCCGCGAACCTGGTGGCCCAGGTGGAGAAGCTCGACGGCCCCGAGACGGCCGCCGAGCTCCGCAGGACGTTGTGA
- a CDS encoding GNAT family N-acetyltransferase: MTTSVAADRVLDNPAWLALHGEHARFAQVSGLAARYHSDVAPFHALGDPADPRAWRDLDAFVPPGEPVLLAGLGERPGPGWAVERSIAGVQLVDVSLRAEPDPSLVVLTAADVPEILDLIARTQPGPYLRRTVELGTYLGVREDGRLIAMAGERLRPPGWTEISAVCTDAAYRGRGLATRLVRAVAAGIRARGETPFLHTGAANTTAIRLYESLGFALRRAVDFTAYRRA; this comes from the coding sequence GTGACCACCTCGGTCGCCGCCGATCGGGTGCTGGACAATCCGGCGTGGCTCGCCCTGCACGGCGAGCACGCCAGGTTCGCCCAGGTCAGCGGGCTGGCGGCGCGCTACCACAGCGACGTGGCGCCGTTCCACGCGCTCGGCGACCCGGCGGATCCACGCGCCTGGCGGGACCTGGACGCGTTCGTCCCGCCCGGCGAGCCGGTGCTGCTCGCCGGCCTGGGGGAGCGGCCCGGGCCCGGCTGGGCGGTGGAGCGCAGCATCGCCGGCGTGCAGCTCGTCGACGTGTCGCTGCGCGCCGAGCCGGACCCGTCGCTGGTCGTGCTGACCGCGGCCGACGTCCCGGAGATCCTCGACCTGATCGCGCGCACCCAGCCCGGGCCGTACCTGCGGCGGACCGTCGAGCTCGGCACCTACCTCGGCGTCCGCGAGGACGGGCGGCTGATCGCGATGGCGGGGGAGCGGCTGCGCCCGCCCGGCTGGACCGAGATCAGCGCGGTCTGCACCGACGCGGCGTACCGCGGCCGCGGCCTGGCGACCCGGCTGGTCCGGGCGGTGGCGGCCGGGATCCGGGCGCGGGGCGAGACCCCGTTCCTGCACACCGGCGCGGCCAACACGACCGCGATCCGCCTCTACGAGTCGCTCGGTTTCGCGCTGCGCCGCGCGGTCGACTTCACCGCCTACCGCCGCGCCTGA
- a CDS encoding DUF397 domain-containing protein: MSDTPPAQPVWRKSSRCGHGNCVEVAVTGDTVLIRDSKDPSGGVVECDAVQWGHFLSAVRAGAFGA; this comes from the coding sequence TTGAGCGACACGCCGCCGGCACAGCCTGTTTGGCGCAAGAGCTCTCGCTGCGGGCACGGCAACTGCGTCGAGGTCGCCGTCACCGGCGACACCGTGCTGATCCGGGACAGCAAGGACCCGTCCGGCGGTGTCGTCGAGTGCGATGCCGTTCAGTGGGGTCACTTCCTCTCCGCGGTCCGGGCCGGCGCCTTCGGCGCGTAG
- a CDS encoding TetR/AcrR family transcriptional regulator, producing MPKVSDEHLAARRRQILEAAARCFARDGFHRTSMQDIVRESGISAGLVYRYFTGKDDMITAIVTDWHEQRAARLAPDPATAYLDLLRSVGDPAARDDARLGVQVWAEALRSPEILALVKAGVDGPRAAAAGALGGDDALARVLIAIYQGLVLQTAWDEPVDHEAFARAVESLVARAGEGPGPARG from the coding sequence ATGCCGAAGGTCAGCGACGAGCACCTGGCCGCGCGCCGCCGGCAGATCCTCGAGGCGGCGGCCCGGTGCTTCGCCCGCGACGGCTTTCACCGGACGTCCATGCAGGACATCGTCCGCGAGTCCGGGATCAGCGCCGGGCTGGTCTACCGGTACTTCACCGGCAAGGACGACATGATCACGGCGATCGTCACCGACTGGCACGAGCAGCGCGCCGCCCGCCTGGCCCCGGACCCGGCGACCGCCTATCTGGACCTGCTCCGCTCGGTCGGCGATCCGGCCGCCCGCGACGACGCCCGCCTGGGGGTCCAGGTGTGGGCCGAGGCGCTCCGCTCCCCCGAGATCCTCGCCCTGGTCAAGGCCGGTGTGGACGGCCCCCGCGCGGCCGCCGCCGGAGCGCTGGGCGGCGACGACGCGCTGGCCCGCGTGCTGATCGCGATCTATCAGGGCCTGGTCCTGCAGACCGCCTGGGACGAGCCGGTCGACCACGAGGCGTTCGCCCGCGCCGTCGAGTCCCTGGTCGCCCGGGCCGGGGAAGGCCCGGGGCCGGCCCGGGGGTGA
- a CDS encoding amino acid ABC transporter permease → MSVLSPPREAGPATAGDEVVVPARHPWRWAGTALVLILLAQFAHGLATNPGWDWSTFTGYFFEKSVLGALLLTVELTLAGAVLGFLGGIPLAAMRLSHNPVLAAVSWTYIWVFRSVPLIVQLLFWANLGYLYDKLQIGIPFGPGWSFSTAGLVSSFGAALLGLALHEAAFAGEIIRSGLLSVDQGQHEAAAALGLPRHRQFVRIVLPQAMRAILPNAANLLVNLLKSTSIVYVLAIGELFYQVQVIYGRNGRVVPLLLVATVWYVILTALLSVLQYYVERYFARGALRTLPPTPFQRLRAAIRR, encoded by the coding sequence GTGAGCGTCCTATCTCCACCACGAGAGGCCGGCCCGGCCACGGCCGGCGACGAGGTCGTGGTCCCCGCCCGTCATCCCTGGCGCTGGGCCGGCACCGCCCTGGTGCTGATCCTGCTCGCCCAATTCGCCCACGGCCTGGCCACCAACCCCGGTTGGGACTGGTCCACCTTCACCGGCTACTTCTTCGAGAAGTCGGTGCTGGGGGCCCTGCTGCTGACCGTCGAGCTGACCCTGGCCGGCGCGGTGCTCGGCTTCCTCGGCGGCATCCCGCTCGCCGCGATGCGGCTCTCCCACAATCCGGTCCTCGCGGCGGTGAGCTGGACCTACATCTGGGTGTTCCGGTCCGTGCCGCTGATCGTGCAGCTGCTGTTCTGGGCCAACCTCGGCTACCTCTACGACAAGCTGCAGATCGGCATCCCGTTCGGGCCCGGCTGGTCGTTCAGCACGGCCGGCCTGGTCAGCTCGTTCGGCGCGGCGCTGCTCGGGCTGGCGCTGCACGAGGCCGCGTTCGCCGGCGAGATCATCCGCTCCGGCCTGCTCAGCGTCGACCAGGGCCAGCACGAGGCGGCGGCCGCGCTGGGCCTGCCCCGGCACCGGCAGTTCGTCCGGATCGTGCTGCCGCAGGCGATGCGGGCGATCCTGCCGAACGCCGCGAACCTGCTGGTCAACCTGCTCAAGAGCACGTCCATCGTGTACGTGCTGGCGATCGGTGAGCTGTTCTACCAGGTCCAGGTGATCTACGGCCGGAACGGGCGGGTGGTGCCGCTGCTGCTGGTCGCCACCGTCTGGTACGTCATCCTCACCGCCCTGCTCAGCGTCCTGCAGTACTACGTGGAGCGCTACTTCGCCCGGGGCGCGCTGCGCACCCTGCCACCGACCCCGTTCCAGCGACTGAGGGCGGCGATCCGCAGATGA
- a CDS encoding ABC transporter permease, with product MTTLLAPAPAPERAAKTAAALAPGGGLRRRVALRLLALLVLYVLWEITARTLNNPTFIPGPGAVWHQLIVTSTVHDGVRGYSGHLLIEHLGVSLRRILIGSAIGVAGGLLIGVLLGTVGWLRVVAEPVVTFVRALPPLAYFSLFIIWFGIDETPKLWLLSIAALPPVAVATAAAVHNAPSGLVEAARALGASRWQSIRDVVLPSALPEIFTGIRLAVGVAYSSVVAAETINGVPGIGGMVRDAQRYSQTDVVVLGLFAIGLSGLLIDALLRIAEERLIPWRGIS from the coding sequence GTGACCACCTTGCTTGCCCCCGCTCCGGCGCCGGAGCGCGCCGCGAAGACGGCAGCGGCGCTCGCGCCCGGCGGCGGCCTGCGCCGCCGGGTCGCCCTCCGGCTGCTCGCGTTACTGGTCCTCTACGTCCTCTGGGAGATCACCGCCCGGACCCTGAACAATCCGACGTTCATCCCGGGTCCCGGCGCGGTCTGGCACCAGCTGATCGTCACCTCGACCGTGCACGACGGCGTCCGCGGCTACAGCGGCCACCTGCTCATCGAGCACCTGGGCGTCAGCCTGCGGCGGATCCTGATCGGCTCGGCCATCGGCGTGGCCGGCGGCCTGCTGATCGGCGTGCTGCTCGGCACGGTCGGCTGGCTGCGCGTGGTCGCCGAGCCGGTGGTCACGTTCGTCCGGGCGCTGCCCCCGCTGGCGTACTTCAGCCTGTTCATCATCTGGTTCGGCATCGACGAGACCCCGAAGCTGTGGCTGCTCTCCATCGCCGCGCTGCCGCCGGTCGCGGTCGCCACCGCGGCCGCCGTGCACAACGCGCCGTCCGGGCTGGTCGAGGCGGCCCGCGCGCTCGGCGCGAGCCGGTGGCAGTCGATCCGGGACGTGGTGCTGCCCAGCGCGCTGCCGGAGATCTTCACCGGGATCCGGCTGGCGGTCGGCGTGGCGTACTCGTCGGTGGTCGCCGCCGAGACGATCAACGGCGTGCCCGGCATCGGCGGCATGGTCCGCGACGCCCAGCGCTACTCGCAGACCGACGTGGTCGTGCTCGGACTCTTCGCCATCGGGCTGTCCGGCCTGCTCATCGACGCCCTGTTGCGGATCGCCGAGGAACGGCTGATTCCGTGGCGGGGCATTAGTTAA